The Amycolatopsis mongoliensis genome includes a window with the following:
- a CDS encoding multicopper oxidase domain-containing protein, translating to MTQFVDLAPPPARAEGAGRRPGPRGPVFVWANVVVLGWLTVAVGLLAAHQLLGLPGWVALHALLLGAATNAIVIWSEHFVVTLCRVPGPPPRRLALGLTALNLFVVTTIVGVTIDITALAGVGGTGVAAIAAVHTVHLLRLRKASLPGRFGYLIGFYAAASAALVAVAVLGAGLAIGAADWYARLWAAHVHLALLGWIGLSVLGTLFTLWPTTTGTRITAGGLKAARRALPTLTAGLLLAVGGMLTANVWVTVAGLACYAAGTVLVIVPLRPAGRISGPAAWMLAAATGWVAIAVLLDATRLVLAGSVDALPEIVGTVMPVLAVGFTAQVLVGALTQLLPVVLGRGPAEHKAVAGILARGWQLRTVAANVAVPLVAAGLPEPLPRIGWALAGLSAATFVTLALRVAVPVARRGALDLEPGPQPPRGTTTGVLAGLIVVVVATALATSGRNSPAPTTVSGAEHTVEVTLGGMRILPGTIDVPAGSRLVLRVTNQDAMVHDLRLDTGEHTPRLARGETALLDVGPVSGDRQAWCDVAGHRAAGMKLSIRVQGGHQHTPATPDSENGTAAVPGLDLAADPSPGWVPRDATLAPSTGTVHRIELRVGERDVEVAPGRRERRWTFGGTTPGPTLRGKVGDRFEITLVNDTAMGHGIDFHAGALAPDGPMRTLAPGERLVYRFTAQRAGAWLYHCSTMPMSQHIANGMYGAVIIDPPGLPAVDREYVLVGSQLYLGDPGSDSQVAKIRAGQPDGWMFNGTAAQYDHAPLVARTRERVRIWVVNAGPGDTTSFHVVGAQFDTLYKEGGWLLRPTDTAGGAQALDLAPAQGGFVELTFPEPGHYPFVDHDMRHAENGAHGSITVTEHP from the coding sequence GTGACGCAGTTCGTCGACCTCGCCCCGCCGCCGGCGCGGGCTGAAGGCGCCGGTCGTCGCCCGGGTCCGCGGGGGCCGGTGTTCGTGTGGGCCAACGTCGTGGTGCTCGGCTGGCTGACGGTGGCCGTCGGCCTGCTCGCCGCGCACCAGCTGCTCGGCCTGCCGGGCTGGGTGGCGCTGCACGCCCTGCTGCTCGGAGCGGCGACCAACGCGATCGTGATCTGGTCGGAGCACTTCGTCGTGACGCTGTGCCGGGTGCCCGGCCCGCCGCCACGGCGGCTCGCGCTCGGCCTGACCGCGCTGAACCTGTTCGTCGTCACCACGATCGTCGGGGTGACGATCGACATCACGGCGCTGGCCGGCGTCGGCGGGACCGGCGTCGCGGCGATCGCCGCCGTGCACACCGTCCACCTGCTGCGCCTGCGCAAAGCCTCACTGCCGGGCCGGTTCGGCTACCTGATCGGCTTCTACGCCGCCGCGAGCGCGGCGCTGGTCGCCGTCGCCGTGCTCGGTGCCGGACTCGCGATCGGCGCCGCGGACTGGTACGCCCGGTTGTGGGCGGCGCACGTGCACCTCGCGCTCCTGGGCTGGATCGGGTTGTCCGTGCTCGGCACGCTGTTCACCCTCTGGCCGACCACCACCGGCACGCGGATCACCGCCGGCGGCCTCAAGGCCGCGCGACGAGCGTTGCCCACGCTGACCGCTGGGCTGCTTCTCGCCGTCGGCGGCATGCTGACGGCGAACGTGTGGGTGACCGTGGCGGGGTTGGCCTGCTACGCCGCCGGAACCGTCCTCGTGATCGTTCCGCTGCGGCCCGCCGGCCGGATCAGCGGCCCGGCGGCGTGGATGCTCGCCGCCGCGACCGGGTGGGTCGCGATCGCGGTGCTGCTCGACGCGACCCGGCTGGTCCTGGCCGGATCGGTCGACGCGCTGCCCGAGATCGTCGGCACCGTCATGCCGGTCCTGGCCGTCGGCTTCACGGCCCAGGTTCTCGTCGGCGCGCTGACCCAGCTGCTGCCGGTCGTGCTGGGCCGCGGTCCGGCCGAACACAAAGCCGTCGCCGGGATCCTGGCGCGCGGCTGGCAGCTGCGGACCGTCGCGGCCAACGTCGCCGTCCCCCTGGTCGCCGCCGGCTTGCCGGAACCACTGCCCCGGATCGGCTGGGCGCTCGCGGGGCTCAGCGCCGCCACCTTCGTCACCTTGGCGTTGCGCGTGGCGGTGCCCGTCGCGCGGCGGGGTGCGCTCGACCTCGAACCCGGCCCGCAGCCGCCTCGAGGCACGACCACCGGGGTCCTGGCCGGGCTGATCGTCGTCGTGGTCGCCACGGCGCTGGCCACCAGCGGCCGGAACTCCCCCGCCCCCACCACGGTCTCCGGCGCGGAGCACACCGTCGAGGTGACGCTCGGCGGGATGCGGATCCTGCCCGGCACCATCGACGTCCCGGCCGGCTCCCGCCTGGTGCTCCGAGTGACCAACCAGGACGCGATGGTGCACGACCTGCGCCTGGACACCGGGGAGCACACACCCCGGCTCGCCCGGGGCGAAACCGCGTTGCTCGACGTCGGGCCGGTGAGCGGTGACCGGCAGGCCTGGTGCGACGTGGCTGGGCACCGCGCCGCCGGGATGAAGCTGAGCATCCGCGTCCAAGGCGGCCACCAGCACACCCCGGCGACCCCGGACAGCGAGAACGGCACCGCCGCGGTCCCCGGGCTCGATCTGGCCGCCGACCCCTCACCGGGCTGGGTTCCCCGCGACGCCACGCTCGCTCCCTCGACCGGCACCGTGCACCGGATCGAGCTCCGCGTCGGCGAACGCGACGTGGAGGTCGCGCCCGGGCGACGGGAGCGCCGCTGGACCTTCGGCGGCACGACCCCCGGCCCCACCCTGCGCGGCAAGGTGGGCGACCGGTTCGAGATCACCCTGGTCAACGACACCGCCATGGGCCACGGCATCGACTTCCACGCCGGCGCCCTCGCACCGGACGGGCCGATGCGCACTCTCGCCCCCGGCGAACGCCTGGTCTACCGATTCACCGCGCAGCGGGCCGGGGCCTGGCTGTACCACTGCAGCACCATGCCGATGTCCCAGCACATCGCGAACGGCATGTACGGCGCGGTGATCATCGACCCGCCCGGCCTCCCCGCCGTGGACCGCGAGTACGTCCTGGTCGGTTCCCAGCTCTACCTCGGCGACCCCGGCAGCGATTCCCAGGTCGCCAAGATCCGGGCCGGGCAACCCGACGGGTGGATGTTCAACGGCACGGCCGCCCAGTACGACCACGCCCCGCTCGTCGCCCGCACCCGGGAGCGGGTGCGGATCTGGGTGGTCAACGCGGGCCCCGGTGACACCACCTCGTTCCACGTCGTCGGCGCCCAGTTCGACACCCTCTACAAGGAAGGCGGCTGGCTGCTGCGCCCCACCGACACCGCCGGCGGCGCCCAGGCGCTGGACCTGGCACCCGCGCAAGGCGGCTTCGTCGAGCTCACCTTCCCCGAACCCGGTCACTACCCCTTCGTCGACCACGACATGCGGCATGCCGAAAACGGCGCCCACGGCAGCATCACCGTCACGGAGCACCCGTGA
- a CDS encoding MFS transporter produces the protein MLMLTLATTGFAINFWAWALLSPLGPLFKDSLQLTAFQQALLVAVPVVVGSLGRIPVGALTDRFGGRVMFPAISALTIVPVLFLGLLGHGSLAALLAGGFFLGLGGTAFAVGVPFVNAWFPPQRRGLAIGIFGAGMGGTAISALTTVPLVKGSGVATPFVVTAAVLAVYAIVAALLLRDAPGRVVPTEPLTRRLADTARLPVTWQASWLYAVAFGGYVAFSVYLPAYLKTAYGLTQADAANRMAGFVLLAVLMRPAGGWLSDRIGAIRVLIAVFAVVAAGAAVQAFDPALMPLGTIAFLAMAAALGAGSGAVFALVALLAPGNKVGSITGVVGAAGGLGGFIPPLVMGALYGAFGSYALGLTALAVVAAATLAFTATIVRRSLRAHQHAEAGADHV, from the coding sequence ATGCTGATGCTGACGCTGGCCACGACCGGGTTCGCGATCAACTTCTGGGCGTGGGCGCTGCTGAGCCCCCTCGGTCCGCTGTTCAAGGACTCGCTGCAGCTGACGGCGTTCCAGCAGGCGCTGCTGGTCGCCGTGCCGGTGGTGGTCGGGTCGCTGGGCCGCATCCCGGTGGGCGCGCTGACCGACCGGTTCGGCGGGCGGGTGATGTTCCCGGCCATCTCGGCGCTGACGATCGTGCCGGTGCTGTTCCTCGGCCTGCTCGGGCACGGATCGCTGGCCGCGCTCCTGGCCGGCGGGTTCTTCCTGGGGCTGGGCGGGACCGCGTTCGCGGTCGGGGTCCCGTTCGTCAACGCGTGGTTCCCGCCGCAGCGGCGCGGGCTGGCGATCGGGATCTTCGGCGCCGGCATGGGCGGCACCGCCATCAGCGCGCTGACCACCGTGCCGTTGGTCAAGGGAAGCGGGGTGGCGACCCCGTTCGTCGTTACCGCGGCCGTCCTGGCGGTCTACGCGATCGTCGCGGCGTTGCTGCTGCGGGACGCGCCGGGCCGGGTGGTGCCCACCGAACCGCTGACCCGCCGCTTGGCCGACACCGCGCGGTTGCCGGTGACGTGGCAGGCGTCCTGGCTGTACGCGGTCGCGTTCGGCGGGTACGTCGCGTTCTCCGTCTACCTGCCCGCCTACCTCAAGACCGCGTACGGGCTCACCCAGGCCGACGCCGCGAACCGGATGGCCGGGTTCGTGCTGCTCGCGGTCCTGATGCGCCCGGCGGGCGGCTGGCTGTCCGACCGAATCGGCGCCATCCGCGTCCTGATCGCCGTGTTCGCCGTGGTGGCGGCCGGCGCCGCGGTGCAGGCGTTCGACCCGGCGCTGATGCCGCTGGGCACGATCGCGTTCCTGGCCATGGCCGCCGCGCTCGGCGCGGGCAGCGGAGCGGTGTTCGCGCTGGTCGCGCTCTTGGCGCCGGGGAACAAGGTCGGCTCGATCACCGGCGTCGTCGGCGCCGCGGGCGGGCTCGGCGGGTTCATCCCGCCGCTGGTCATGGGCGCCCTCTACGGCGCCTTCGGCTCCTACGCGCTCGGTCTGACGGCACTCGCCGTGGTCGCCGCGGCCACCCTCGCCTTCACCGCGACCATTGTGCGACGCTCGCTACGCGCCCACCAGCACGCCGAGGCAGGAGCCGACCATGTGTGA
- a CDS encoding hemerythrin domain-containing protein: MCEYCGCQSLTAIADLTREHDEVVTLISHVRAAHAEGAVAKMAELAGRITTILGPHTAVEEHGLFPALAADFPEHVAELTSQHRVIEAVLGEAAGGVPADATWPARLLEALHLLREHILAEQDGVFPAALSHLATADWEAIDEVRRRVGTGLAEHRH, translated from the coding sequence ATGTGTGAGTACTGCGGGTGCCAGTCCCTGACCGCGATCGCGGACCTGACCCGGGAACACGACGAGGTCGTGACGCTGATCAGCCACGTCCGCGCCGCGCACGCCGAGGGTGCCGTGGCGAAGATGGCGGAACTGGCCGGCCGGATCACGACGATCCTCGGCCCGCACACCGCCGTCGAGGAGCACGGGCTGTTCCCGGCGCTGGCCGCCGACTTTCCCGAGCACGTCGCCGAACTGACCAGCCAGCACCGCGTCATCGAAGCGGTGCTCGGCGAGGCGGCCGGCGGGGTGCCGGCCGACGCCACTTGGCCGGCCCGGCTGCTCGAGGCGCTGCACCTGCTGCGCGAGCACATCCTCGCCGAGCAGGACGGCGTCTTCCCCGCGGCCCTGAGTCACCTCGCCACGGCCGACTGGGAGGCGATCGACGAAGTCCGCCGCCGCGTCGGGACCGGGTTGGCCGAACACAGGCACTGA